A single Ornithodoros turicata isolate Travis unplaced genomic scaffold, ASM3712646v1 Chromosome20, whole genome shotgun sequence DNA region contains:
- the LOC135373045 gene encoding uncharacterized protein LOC135373045: protein MADNEVSAHIEQRIVMKFLVNEGVMSPEIHRRLQAQYGHDTLSRSKAFEWCKRSRDCRTSVQDDPCRGGSHPSVRVPESIEVVERLILKDRRLTCLDINSAYSAINSTYYCQVLRDVHNSLKQKRPGLITQGVLHLHDNARPHTAHLTTRTLQELRWKLSPHPPYSPELAPSDFHLFGPLKAFLGGRHFSCDDQVKNVV, encoded by the coding sequence atggccgacaacgaggtgagcgcgcacatcgaacagcgaattgtcatgaagtttctcgtgaatgaaggcgtaatgtcacctgaaattcacagaaggctTCAAGcacagtatggccacgatacacttagccgcagcaaagcgtttgagtggtgcaaacggtccCGAGAttgccgtacatcagtgcaggacgatccctgCCGTGGCGGCTCACaccccagtgtcagagttcctgagagcATCGAagttgtggagcgcctgatcctcaaggaccgacgtttaacatgtctcgatatcaatagtgcatatagtgcgatcaatagtacatattactgccaggtgctcagggatgtgcataattcgctgaagcaaaagcggccgggcctcatcacccaAGGAGTCCTCCACCTACacgacaatgcacgcccgcataccgcgcatctgaCGACACGCACTTTACAGGAACTTCGCTGGAAGTTGtcgccacatcccccttacagtccagaactcgcccccagcgatttccatctcttcgggccactgaaggcgttccttgggggccgccacttcagctgcgacgaccaGGTCAAGAATGTGGTCTGA
- the LOC135373044 gene encoding uncharacterized protein LOC135373044 codes for MNADRYSLLHKLLRVTASALRFLHNSTHPSQKKTGVLTAEEISAAEEYWILTAQRESFGPHPTTHKSLQNVSLFHDWKGVLRMPGRLQYSDLHESAKHPIVIPSDHPITAMLIIRAHTRLLHVGVQETLAELREEHWIIRGRQVVKKTLHGCRICRRAKAQACSGATAPLPRDRLSQAPPFTVTGTQVHCTTNARSGPLGSATS; via the coding sequence ATGAATGCGGACAGGTACAGTTTGCTTCACAAGCTGCTGCGGGTTACCGCCTCGGCCTTGAGGTTCCTGCACAACAGTACGCACCCCTCCCAGAAGAAGACTGGTGTCCTTACAGCCGAGGAGATCTCAGCGGCGGAAGAGTACTGGATTTTGACGGCTCAGCGTGAGTCTTTTGGGCCTCATCCGACCACTCACAAGTCCCTTCAGAATGTATCGCTGTTTCATGACTGGAAAGGCGTACTCCGCATGCCAGGTAGACTGCAGTACAGCGATCTCCATGAATCAGCGAAGCATCCCATTGTCATACCTTCGGATCACCCGATTACGGCAATGCTGATTATCCGGGCACACACAAGACTGCTTCATGTCGGAGTTCAAGAAACCTTGGCAGAACTGCGCGAAGAGCATTGGATTATTCGGGGACGTCAAGTGGTGAAGAAGACGCTGCACGGATGCCGTATCTGTCGCCGAGCAAAGGCTCAGGCCTGCTCAGGAGCCACTGCTCCTCTGCCACGAGACCGTTTATCGCAGGCGCCACCCTTTACAGTCACCGGTACGCAGGTCCACTGTACTACAAATGCTCGGAGCGGTCCGCTAGGAAGTGCTACATCCTAA